In Helianthus annuus cultivar XRQ/B chromosome 8, HanXRQr2.0-SUNRISE, whole genome shotgun sequence, a single genomic region encodes these proteins:
- the LOC110873787 gene encoding potassium transporter 4: protein MEPESGTLPSRSPSQFFLNLSRNLLLAYQSFGVVYGDLSTSPLYVYRSVFFGDLTDYQTPDAIFGAFSLIFWTLTLIPLLKYVFIVLSADDNGEGGTIALYSLLCRHAKFSLLPNQQAADEELLSYKYGPSQPTSQSPSPLKRFLEKHKKLRTALLIVVLLGASMVIGDGVITPAISVMSAVSGLQVQGVGLELSHGTVLLFACVILIGLFALQHTGTQRVAIVFAPIVILWLISICGIGLYNIIHWNPKIVYALSPHYIIKFFRETGRAGWLSLGGVLLSITGTEAMFADLGHFTAFSIRLAFVAAVYPCLVIQYMGQAAYLSKNITSIQDSFYKSIPEPVFWPVFVIATLASVVGSQAIISATFSIVKQCHALGCFPRVKIVHTSKHMFGQIYIPEINWILMVLTLLIAVGFQDTTLVGHAYGLACMTVMFITTFLMALVITFVWQKHIAYATIFLVFAFIEGIYLSAAIMKVPQGGWVSLLLAFVFMVIMYVWHYGTRKKYNHDLHNKVSLKWLLGLGPSLGIVRVPGIGLIYSELATGVPPIFSHFVTNLPAFHNVLVFVCVKHVPVPFVLPEERFLIGRICPRPYRMYRCIVRYGYKDIQRDDGNFENQLIQSIAEFIQMEAVEPRLSTSENTSFDGRMAVISTRSNTTLTVSDQLDSTSSAIQSSKSLMLQRLRSDYDDENPQIRRRQVRFQLPSSGPVMDDAVRDELLQLIQAKEAGVAYIMGHSYVKARRSSSYLKKLVIDIGYSFLRKNCRGPAVALHIPHISLIEVGMIYYV from the exons ATGGAGCCAGAATCTGGCACCTTACCTTCTAGAAGCCCTTCTCAG TTTTTCTTGAATCTATCACGGAATTTATTGTTGGCATACCAAAGCTTTGGCGTGGTGTATGGAGACTTGAGCACTTCTCCTCTTTATGTCTATAGAAGTGTATTTTTTGGCGATCTGACTGATTATCAAACTCCAGACGCTATATTTGGTGCATTCTCCTTAATATTTTGGACCTTGACTCTGATCCCTTTGCTAAAGTATGTGTTTATCGTGTTGAGTGCTGATGATAATGGTGAAG GTGGAACAATTGCTCTATACTCGCTTCTCTGTAGGCATGCTAAGTTTAGCTTACTTCCGAATCAACAAGCAGCTGATGAGGAGTTGTTGTCTTACAAATATGGTCCTTCACAGCCTACATCACAATCACCTTCACCGTTAAAGAGGTTTCTGGAGAAACATAAAAAACTACGCACAGCTTTACTTATTGTTGTATTGTTAGGAGCTTCTATGGTTATCGGTGATGGTGTCATTACTCCTGCAATTTCTG TTATGTCAGCAGTGTCTGGACTTCAAGTTCAAGGTGTGGGATTGGAGCTAAGTCATG GGACAGTGCTGTTATTTGCTTGTGTCATATTGATTGGTCTGTTTGCTTTGCAACACACTGGTACTCAACGGGTGGCAATTGTCTTTGCTCCTATTGTTATTTTATGGTTGATTTCAATATGTGGAATTGGATTATATAATATCATACATTGGAACCCAAAGATTGTGTATGCATTATCTCCACATTACATAATCAAGTTCTTTAGGGAGACTGGCAGAGCTGGCTGGCTCTCACTTGGGGGTGTTCTTCTCTCTATAACAG GAACTGAAGCTATGTTTGCTGATCTCGGCCACTTTACTGCCTTCTCTATAAGA CTTGCATTTGTCGCCGCCGTGTACCCGTGTTTGGTCATACAATACATGGGCCAGGCCGCTTATCTGTCTAAGAACATCACTTCTATTCAAGACAGTTTCTATAAATCAATACCCG AACCGGTATTTTGGCCAGTTTTTGTTATAGCTACGCTAGCATCTGTTGTGGGGAGTCAAGCCATCATTTCGGCTACCTTTTCAATTGTGAAGCAATGCCATGCCCTTGGTTGTTTCCCCAGGGTCAAAATTGTCCACACATCCAAACATATGTTTGGCCAGATTTATATACCAGAAATCAACTGGATCCTCATGGTTCTTACTCTTTTGATTGCTGTCGGATTCCAGGACACTACTCTAGTTGGCCATGCGTACG GGCTTGCATGCATGACGGTAATGTTCATCACAACTTTTCTCATGGCTCTTGTTATAACCTTTGTGTGGCAAAAACACATCGCATATGCTACCATCTTCCTTGTTTTTGCGTTCATAGAAGGTATCTACCTCTCGGCTGCAATAATGAAAGTTCCTCAAGGAGGTTGGGTGTCTCTTTTACTCGCCTTTGTGTTTATGGTCATAATGTATGTTTGGCattacggtacccgtaaaaaGTACAACCATGACCTTCACAATAAAGTTTCACTGAAATGGCTTCTCGGGTTGGGACCCAGTTTGGGTATTGTACGTGTGCCCGGGATAGGACTCATATACTCGGAACTTGCCACTGGTGTACCTCCTATTTTCTCACATTTTGTTACGAATTTGCCCGCTTTTCACAATGTTCTGGTGTTTGTGTGCGTGAAGCACGTCCCCGTGCCTTTTGTATTGCCTGAAGAACGCTTCCTTATTGGGCGTATCTGCCCGAGACCTTACCGTATGTACAGGTGCATTGTTAGATACGGGTATAAGGACATCCAAAGAGACGATGGCAACTTTGAGAATCAACTCATTCAAAGCATAGCAGAGTTCATACAAATGGAAGCTGTCGAACCTCGGTTATCCACCTCTGAGAACACATCCTTTGATGGTCGAATGGCAGTCATAAGCACCAG GTCAAATACTACTTTAACTGTCTCTGACCAACTGGACTCAACGAGCTCCGCCATACAAAGTAGCAAATCGTTAATGCTGCAACGTTTAAGATCCGATTACGATGATGAAAACCCGCAAATAAGAAGGCGGCAAGTGAGGTTCCAGCTGCCATCATCGGGTCCGGTAATGGATGATGCGGTGCGAGATGAGCTTTTGCAGTTGATACAGGCTAAAGAAGCAGGAGTTGCTTATATCATGGGACACTCGTACGTTAAGGCCCGGAGGTCGTCTTCATACTTGAAGAAGCTCGTCATTGACATCGGCTATTCTTTTCTTCGTAAAAATTGCAGGGGCCCTGCAGTTGCTCTTCATATTCCTCATATAAGTTTGATTGAGGTTGGTATGATATATTATGTTTAG